In Limibacter armeniacum, a single window of DNA contains:
- a CDS encoding transporter: protein MGLNTNFTLLTVFCVILIAFTFPNNGYSQGDGPLTYPLTPANITVINPTYINLTNNLTPGKDIVLAQGKIDMDVFALPIFHTFKLGGTYAQIFLTPQYGHMTGTVKVGGNFGYEGISIPETEIELVDKSGWLDSGLLFRVGLYNTPPLDVIEFMKWKPKFQLSGLLGITAPIGKYSESNRINLGSNRWVIRLGAPMVIPLNLNKKRHAQTEFTPSVLFFTNNNKPFIGDTKRQKPLLLLEQHTTKYFTDKLWLGIDARYQLGGVTQIDDLPKGEQIDQLSAGVSVGYDFLSILSIQASYGRIWFNGDNGNMFRIVGSLVIPSKKDIKKLKELQQKQQANQ, encoded by the coding sequence ATGGGCCTAAATACTAATTTCACATTACTCACAGTGTTTTGCGTTATTCTCATAGCATTTACTTTTCCAAATAATGGGTATTCTCAAGGAGATGGACCATTAACATATCCTCTAACTCCAGCAAACATTACAGTTATTAATCCTACCTATATTAACTTAACCAATAATCTTACACCGGGAAAGGACATTGTTTTAGCACAGGGTAAAATCGATATGGACGTTTTTGCATTACCAATATTTCACACGTTCAAATTGGGGGGCACCTATGCCCAAATTTTCCTTACACCTCAATATGGCCATATGACCGGAACAGTAAAAGTTGGAGGTAATTTTGGTTACGAAGGCATAAGCATTCCTGAAACGGAGATAGAATTGGTAGATAAAAGTGGTTGGCTCGATTCAGGTCTTCTGTTCAGGGTTGGGCTTTACAATACCCCTCCGTTGGATGTTATTGAATTTATGAAATGGAAGCCCAAATTTCAGCTGAGCGGTCTTTTGGGAATTACAGCTCCTATTGGTAAATATTCTGAGAGCAATAGAATTAACCTTGGATCAAACCGTTGGGTAATACGTCTTGGCGCTCCTATGGTAATTCCTTTAAACCTAAATAAAAAACGTCATGCACAGACTGAGTTTACACCTTCGGTACTTTTTTTTACAAACAATAACAAACCTTTTATAGGCGATACCAAAAGGCAAAAACCTTTACTCCTTTTAGAACAGCATACCACTAAGTATTTTACCGATAAACTTTGGTTAGGGATTGATGCTCGTTATCAATTAGGCGGTGTAACACAAATAGACGATTTACCAAAGGGAGAGCAAATAGACCAATTAAGTGCAGGTGTATCTGTAGGCTATGATTTTTTATCCATTTTATCAATACAGGCAAGTTATGGCCGTATTTGGTTTAATGGTGACAATGGAAATATGTTTAGGATAGTAGGGTCTTTAGTAATTCCCTCAAAAAAGGATATTAAAAAATTAAAAGAGCTTCAACAGAAACAACAAGCCAATCAATAA